The Rhodococcus triatomae genome includes a window with the following:
- a CDS encoding ATP-dependent helicase — MSTGAFEPRIDPVELAAGLGQHPPTPEQAAVIAAPLRPTLVVAGAGAGKTETMAARVVWLVANGLVAPDALLGLTFTRKAAQQLTVRIRQRLARLAGSELLRSVDPGGELRSRILASEPEVSTYHAYAGRLLADHGLLLPIEPTATLLSETELWQIAHRVVSSWDGDIDTDRTPASLTEAVLALYGQLAEHLAGPEDLREAHTDLEKLVFALPPGPRQRREPGKSLLDVVEAQRRRIELLPLVARLTETLRREGALDFGSQMSLAARLADEHPGVGDSERQRFRVVLLDEYQDTGHSQRVLLSALFGGGADSALSVTAVGDPMQSIYGWRGASAANLPRFATDFPLADGTPAPTLELLTSWRNPPEALDLANHVSAPLRRSGVAVSTLRPRPGAEPGDVRLALLTDADRERQWVASAVAGEFERAREAAEPMPTAAVLVRRNADAAPMAEALRARGLPVEVVGLGGLLHTPEVADVVAMLRVVADPMAGSAAVRLLTGARWQIGAADLRALARRAGELEISRGYGTSGAVTDPESLAEALGSALPGEVAEQAGLADALADPGSRERYSQAGFARITALASELASLRERIGQPLTELVAEVERVLAVGVEVCARGGAAGREHLDAFADVVAGYAGRSTATLSGLLAFLAAAESVEDGLAPGEVQVDPDRVQILTVHSAKGLEWEVVAVPHVTAGVFPSGTASGTWLGALGELPPALRGDRVPPGAADGDGFPTLDLDDVADRKDLEQAIERHKAALAGRRREEDRRLFYVALTRTERVLLVSGHHWAETGTEPKGPSEFLVELHEHAARTPDCPVRVDEWAPPPDEGAENPLTSAPVTASWPPDPLGARREAVETGARLVRAALSAVTGADSGRARGTAEADDPENWAADVDALLRERQERSRVESEVVLPAQLSVSQLVELKADPDAFAARLRRPLPYPPNPLARRGTAFHAWVEARFGAVRLLDFDELPGAADTDDGSDDDLEGLQQAFLRSRWAHRTPVEVEVPFETAVGGAVLRGRIDAVFADPDGGWTVVDWKTGAPPSTPDEPAVVMQLAAYRLAWAELMGAPPEKVRAAFHYVRSGRTMAPGHLPGAEALAELVSGRGGPV; from the coding sequence ATGAGCACGGGAGCATTCGAGCCGAGGATCGACCCGGTGGAACTCGCCGCCGGACTCGGGCAGCATCCGCCGACCCCGGAGCAGGCCGCGGTGATCGCGGCGCCGTTGCGCCCGACGCTCGTCGTCGCGGGCGCAGGTGCGGGAAAGACCGAGACCATGGCAGCCCGCGTGGTCTGGTTGGTGGCCAACGGGCTCGTCGCCCCGGATGCCTTACTCGGCCTGACGTTCACCCGGAAGGCCGCGCAGCAGCTGACCGTTCGGATCCGGCAGCGGCTGGCCCGGCTGGCGGGGTCCGAACTGCTCCGCTCGGTCGATCCGGGGGGCGAACTGCGCTCCCGGATTCTCGCGAGCGAGCCCGAGGTGAGTACCTATCACGCGTACGCCGGCCGCCTGCTCGCCGACCACGGCCTCCTGTTGCCGATCGAGCCGACCGCGACGTTGTTGTCGGAGACGGAGCTGTGGCAGATCGCGCACCGGGTCGTCAGTTCCTGGGACGGGGACATCGACACCGACCGCACCCCGGCGTCGCTCACCGAGGCGGTGCTCGCGCTCTACGGCCAGCTGGCCGAGCATCTCGCCGGACCCGAGGATCTGCGCGAGGCACACACGGATCTCGAGAAGCTCGTCTTCGCGCTGCCCCCCGGTCCTCGTCAGCGCCGCGAGCCGGGCAAGTCCCTCCTCGACGTCGTCGAGGCGCAGCGCAGGCGCATCGAGCTGCTTCCGTTGGTCGCCCGGCTGACCGAGACGCTGCGTAGGGAGGGTGCCCTCGACTTCGGCAGCCAGATGTCCCTCGCGGCCCGCCTCGCCGACGAGCATCCCGGAGTCGGAGACAGTGAGCGTCAACGGTTCCGGGTGGTGTTGCTCGACGAATACCAGGACACCGGGCACTCGCAGCGGGTTCTGCTCTCGGCACTGTTCGGCGGGGGAGCGGACTCGGCGCTGTCGGTGACGGCGGTAGGAGACCCGATGCAGTCGATCTACGGCTGGCGAGGTGCCTCCGCGGCCAATCTCCCGCGATTCGCGACGGACTTCCCGCTGGCCGACGGTACGCCCGCGCCCACCCTCGAGCTCCTCACCAGCTGGCGGAACCCGCCCGAGGCGCTGGATCTGGCCAATCACGTGTCCGCGCCCCTGCGCCGGTCGGGTGTCGCGGTCAGCACACTGCGGCCGCGGCCCGGAGCGGAGCCGGGTGATGTGCGCCTGGCCCTCCTCACCGACGCCGACCGGGAGCGGCAGTGGGTGGCGAGCGCGGTCGCCGGCGAATTCGAGCGCGCACGGGAGGCAGCGGAGCCGATGCCGACCGCGGCGGTGCTGGTGCGCCGCAACGCGGATGCGGCGCCGATGGCGGAGGCGCTGCGTGCCCGGGGGCTGCCCGTCGAGGTCGTCGGACTGGGCGGCCTGTTGCACACCCCGGAAGTCGCCGACGTGGTGGCGATGCTCCGTGTCGTCGCCGATCCGATGGCCGGGAGTGCGGCCGTGCGATTGCTGACCGGAGCCCGGTGGCAGATCGGTGCCGCCGACCTGCGGGCGCTCGCGCGCCGCGCCGGCGAACTCGAAATCTCCCGTGGGTACGGGACATCGGGCGCCGTGACCGATCCGGAGTCGCTCGCCGAGGCGCTGGGCAGTGCGCTCCCCGGAGAGGTCGCCGAGCAGGCGGGGCTCGCCGATGCGCTGGCCGACCCCGGCTCGCGCGAGCGCTACTCCCAGGCCGGCTTCGCTCGGATCACGGCGCTCGCGAGCGAACTGGCGTCCCTACGGGAACGTATCGGGCAACCTCTCACCGAACTGGTGGCAGAGGTGGAGCGGGTGCTCGCGGTCGGTGTCGAGGTGTGTGCCCGGGGCGGAGCCGCCGGTCGAGAGCATCTGGACGCGTTCGCGGACGTGGTGGCCGGATACGCCGGGCGATCCACCGCAACGCTGTCGGGCTTGCTCGCCTTCCTCGCCGCAGCGGAGTCCGTCGAGGACGGGCTGGCCCCCGGCGAGGTCCAGGTGGACCCGGACCGGGTGCAGATTCTCACCGTGCACTCGGCGAAGGGGCTCGAGTGGGAGGTGGTGGCGGTCCCACACGTGACCGCGGGAGTGTTCCCCTCCGGCACGGCATCCGGGACGTGGCTGGGTGCACTCGGCGAGTTGCCTCCGGCACTGCGCGGCGACCGGGTACCTCCCGGCGCCGCGGACGGCGACGGGTTCCCGACCCTCGACCTCGACGACGTCGCCGACCGCAAGGATCTCGAGCAGGCGATCGAACGGCACAAGGCCGCGCTCGCCGGCCGCCGTCGCGAAGAGGACCGACGACTGTTCTACGTCGCGCTCACCCGCACGGAACGGGTTCTGCTCGTGTCCGGGCACCACTGGGCCGAGACCGGCACCGAACCCAAGGGGCCGTCCGAGTTCCTCGTCGAACTGCACGAGCACGCCGCGCGCACGCCGGACTGCCCGGTACGCGTGGACGAGTGGGCGCCGCCACCGGACGAGGGAGCGGAGAATCCGCTGACCTCCGCCCCCGTGACGGCGAGCTGGCCGCCGGATCCCCTGGGTGCCCGCCGCGAGGCCGTCGAAACGGGTGCGCGGCTGGTGCGCGCGGCGCTGAGCGCGGTCACCGGAGCTGATTCAGGGCGCGCTCGAGGCACAGCGGAAGCCGATGACCCGGAGAACTGGGCAGCAGACGTGGACGCACTGCTGCGCGAGCGGCAGGAGCGGTCCCGTGTGGAATCGGAAGTTGTTCTTCCCGCCCAACTCTCGGTCAGTCAGCTCGTCGAGCTGAAGGCCGACCCGGACGCCTTCGCCGCGCGGCTCCGCCGGCCACTGCCGTATCCGCCCAACCCGCTGGCCCGGCGCGGTACCGCATTCCACGCGTGGGTGGAGGCCAGGTTCGGTGCGGTCCGGCTGCTCGACTTCGACGAGCTACCCGGCGCCGCCGACACCGACGACGGGTCGGATGACGATCTCGAGGGCCTGCAGCAGGCCTTCCTGCGGAGTCGGTGGGCGCACCGCACACCCGTCGAGGTGGAAGTGCCGTTCGAGACCGCGGTCGGTGGTGCCGTGCTGCGTGGTCGAATCGATGCGGTGTTCGCCGACCCGGACGGCGGATGGACCGTCGTCGACTGGAAGACCGGCGCACCGCCGTCCACTCCCGACGAGCCCGCCGTGGTCATGCAACTGGCCGCCTACCGGCTCGCCTGGGCGGAACTGATGGGCGCGCCACCCGAGAAGGTTCGTGCCGCATTCCATTACGTCCGCTCCGGGCGGACGATGGCGCCGGGTCATCTTCCCGGCGCAGAAGCTCTCGCCGAACTCGTCAGTGGCCGTGGTGGCCCGGTGTAG
- a CDS encoding DoxX family protein: MSRNATSARRSALALSGLLLGAGSLHFVAPKFFDAIVPRSLPGDARTYTYASGVAELAVGASLLVPRTRRLGGTAAAALFVAVFPANVQMAVDWVRSDKTSSAQKALAVGRLPLQVPLVIAALRARRSPTPGHHGH; encoded by the coding sequence ATGTCACGAAACGCCACATCGGCTCGGCGCTCGGCGCTGGCGCTGTCCGGGTTGCTCCTCGGCGCGGGGTCACTGCACTTCGTCGCGCCCAAGTTCTTCGACGCGATCGTCCCCCGATCGCTTCCCGGCGACGCACGCACGTACACCTACGCCTCGGGGGTTGCCGAACTCGCGGTCGGCGCCTCGCTGCTGGTTCCCCGGACCCGTCGTCTCGGCGGTACCGCCGCAGCGGCACTGTTCGTGGCGGTGTTCCCGGCGAACGTGCAGATGGCGGTCGACTGGGTACGCAGCGACAAGACCAGTTCGGCACAGAAGGCGCTCGCCGTCGGTCGACTGCCCCTTCAGGTTCCGCTCGTCATTGCCGCCCTGCGTGCCCGGCGGAGTCCTACACCGGGCCACCACGGCCACTGA
- a CDS encoding potassium channel family protein — MAGRLRARLSRSDTLTDQPDFALVGILKIPQNASSPASAIWRRVLVALGALAAAVVIVYLGRDGYKDAQGNELSLVDCIYYATVSLSTTGYGDIVPITQSARLTNALLITPLRIFFLIVLVGTTLAALTESSRQAFKIQRWRHRVRNHTVVVGYGTKGRTAIDAMLGDGVPPSEIVVVDTEQAVLDSAAAKGLVTVAGSATRSDVLRLAGAQHAAAIIVATNRDDTAVLVTLTAREIAPDAKIVAAIRESDNTHLLRQSGADSVVVSSETAGRLLGIATKTPSVVEMMEDLLTPEAGFAIAERAVERDEVGGSPRHLSDIVLGVVRDGRLIRVGSPEVDAVEADDRLLYIRRVTS, encoded by the coding sequence ATGGCGGGCAGGCTGCGCGCGAGATTGAGCAGATCGGACACGCTCACCGATCAACCGGATTTCGCTCTGGTCGGCATCCTGAAGATTCCGCAGAACGCGTCGAGCCCGGCGAGCGCGATCTGGCGGCGGGTGCTGGTGGCGCTGGGGGCGCTGGCGGCGGCCGTCGTCATCGTCTATCTGGGCCGGGACGGATACAAGGATGCCCAGGGCAACGAGCTGTCCCTGGTGGACTGCATCTACTACGCGACGGTGTCGCTGTCGACCACCGGCTACGGCGACATCGTGCCGATCACGCAATCGGCCCGTCTCACCAACGCGCTGCTCATCACCCCGCTCCGGATCTTCTTCCTCATCGTCCTCGTCGGCACCACGCTGGCCGCGCTCACCGAGAGCTCGCGCCAGGCATTCAAGATTCAGCGTTGGAGGCATCGCGTGCGCAATCACACCGTCGTCGTCGGCTACGGAACCAAGGGGCGCACCGCCATCGACGCCATGCTCGGCGACGGGGTCCCGCCGTCCGAGATCGTCGTGGTCGACACCGAGCAGGCGGTGCTGGATTCCGCCGCGGCCAAGGGCCTGGTGACGGTGGCGGGGTCCGCGACGCGGTCGGATGTCCTGCGGCTCGCCGGGGCCCAGCACGCGGCGGCGATCATCGTCGCCACCAACCGCGACGACACCGCGGTCCTGGTGACCTTGACCGCACGCGAGATCGCGCCGGACGCCAAGATCGTTGCGGCCATCCGGGAATCGGACAATACGCATCTGTTGCGGCAGTCGGGTGCCGATTCGGTCGTGGTGTCCTCCGAAACCGCGGGGCGTCTGCTCGGGATCGCCACCAAGACTCCCAGCGTGGTGGAGATGATGGAGGACCTGCTGACTCCGGAGGCCGGATTCGCGATCGCGGAGCGCGCCGTCGAGCGGGACGAGGTCGGTGGATCGCCACGACACCTGTCCGACATCGTGCTGGGAGTGGTCCGGGACGGGCGGTTGATCCGGGTCGGGTCGCCGGAGGTCGATGCGGTCGAGGCGGACGACCGGCTGCTGTACATCCGCAGAGTCACGTCCTGA
- the nudC gene encoding NAD(+) diphosphatase: protein MSDFDGPVFELNQTPLLSRSAVGRAEELRSDTEALRAGWPDAVQLRVDRRGQVEIEDGALVLRPAIDAAAEPIPGAVFLGLRDGRHVWAVPVTELDGSVGDLRLAGAALSDADAGLVTGAVAVLAWHRSAGFSAVDGSPTTPTTSGWSRISEATGHEEFPRTDPAIICLVHDGGEQVLLARQGVWPERRFSVLAGFVEAGESLETCVAREIKEEVGLDVRGIRYLGSQPWPFPRSVMIGFAAVADPAAPLAFSDGEIAEARWFTRDEVRSAIDAGDWMSGADAPLLLPGPISIARGMLESWVSAS from the coding sequence GTGAGTGACTTCGACGGGCCCGTGTTCGAGCTGAACCAGACACCGCTGCTCTCCCGGTCCGCCGTGGGGCGGGCCGAGGAGCTGCGCAGTGACACGGAGGCGCTCCGTGCGGGATGGCCCGACGCGGTGCAGTTGCGTGTCGATCGGCGTGGCCAGGTGGAGATCGAGGACGGCGCTCTCGTTCTCCGGCCTGCGATCGACGCGGCGGCCGAACCGATTCCCGGAGCGGTGTTCCTGGGGCTGCGCGACGGCCGGCACGTGTGGGCCGTTCCGGTCACCGAACTCGACGGCTCGGTGGGGGACCTGCGGCTCGCGGGGGCCGCCCTGTCGGACGCCGACGCGGGCCTGGTCACCGGCGCGGTCGCGGTCCTGGCGTGGCATCGGTCGGCGGGCTTCAGTGCCGTGGACGGTTCGCCCACCACGCCGACGACGTCCGGGTGGTCGCGGATCTCCGAGGCGACCGGCCACGAGGAGTTCCCGCGCACGGATCCGGCGATCATCTGCCTGGTACACGACGGCGGCGAGCAGGTGCTGTTGGCACGTCAGGGGGTGTGGCCGGAGCGCCGCTTCTCGGTGTTGGCGGGCTTCGTCGAGGCCGGTGAGTCCCTGGAGACCTGCGTGGCACGGGAGATCAAGGAGGAGGTGGGGCTCGACGTCCGCGGAATCCGCTATCTCGGCAGCCAGCCCTGGCCCTTCCCGCGATCGGTGATGATCGGATTCGCGGCGGTCGCCGACCCGGCTGCGCCGCTGGCGTTCTCCGACGGCGAGATCGCCGAGGCGCGCTGGTTCACCCGCGACGAGGTCCGCTCCGCGATCGACGCGGGTGACTGGATGTCCGGGGCCGACGCCCCACTCCTGCTCCCGGGGCCGATCTCCATCGCCCGTGGAATGCTCGAATCCTGGGTCTCCGCCTCCTGA
- a CDS encoding mycoredoxin, protein MYSTPWCGYCRRLKKQLDESGIGYVEIDIEQDPASAEFVGSVNGGNHVVPTLKYPDGSTATNPTLVQVKQALGL, encoded by the coding sequence ATGTACTCGACGCCCTGGTGCGGCTACTGCCGCCGGCTGAAGAAGCAGCTGGACGAGTCCGGCATCGGCTACGTCGAGATCGACATCGAACAGGATCCGGCGTCCGCGGAGTTCGTGGGCTCGGTCAACGGCGGCAACCACGTCGTCCCGACCCTGAAGTACCCCGACGGCAGCACCGCCACCAATCCCACCCTCGTGCAGGTCAAGCAGGCCCTCGGCCTCTAG
- a CDS encoding ATP-dependent DNA helicase UvrD2, giving the protein MMDGMSAEETHPGLDPQQSAAVRAPRGPVCVLAGAGTGKTRTITRRIAHLVDSGHVSAGQVLAVTFTARAAGEMRARLRDLGVGGSGPPVQARTFHAAALRQLKYFWPQVVGDTGWQLLDRKFAVVGSAAGRAGLPTGTEAIRDLASEIEWAKASLVAPEDYARAAARLHREVPFDAEKVAQVYAGYEQLKTRGQDGMLLDFDDLLLHTAAALEEHSTVAEEFRDRYRCFVVDEYQDVTPLQQRVLDAWLGDRDDLTVVGDANQTIYSFTGATPAFLLDFSRRFPDATVVRLERDYRSTPEVVSLANRVIGAARGRIAGTRLQLIGQREAGPEPEFAEYDDEPAEAAAVAKSVRRLIASGVPASEIAILYRINAQSEVHEEALTRLEIPYQVRGGEGFFTRTEVRQAVNALRQAGARGDLPDAAGADLVTLVRAVLAPLGLTDSEPAGAQARERWASLTALIALTEELLVSTPELTLDGLLRELSTRAESRHPPVVQGVTLASLHAAKGLEWDAVFLVGLTDGTLPIQHVLGDSSSSPDEAGIEEERRLLYVGVTRAREHLHLSWALARNEGGRKSRRRSRFLHGLIPDESPASRIATPPASTRKRPRCRVCGKSLIGTAATMLGRCEGCPSNLDEDLLIALKEWRREKARELKVPAYVVFSDNTLTAIAEQCPGDDRALVAIPGIGAKKLETYGGDVLSLVRSRIAAGRK; this is encoded by the coding sequence ATGATGGACGGCATGTCGGCCGAGGAGACGCACCCGGGATTGGATCCACAACAGTCCGCCGCGGTGCGTGCTCCCCGCGGGCCGGTCTGCGTTCTCGCCGGGGCCGGCACGGGCAAGACTCGTACCATCACCCGGCGTATCGCGCACCTGGTCGATTCCGGGCACGTCTCCGCCGGGCAGGTGCTGGCCGTCACGTTCACGGCGCGCGCAGCCGGAGAGATGCGTGCGCGGTTGCGTGACCTCGGGGTCGGTGGTTCCGGGCCGCCGGTGCAGGCCCGGACGTTCCACGCCGCCGCGCTGCGCCAGCTCAAGTACTTCTGGCCTCAGGTGGTCGGTGACACGGGATGGCAGCTGCTGGATCGCAAGTTCGCCGTGGTGGGATCGGCCGCGGGCCGGGCCGGGCTGCCGACCGGGACGGAGGCGATTCGCGATCTCGCGAGTGAGATCGAGTGGGCGAAGGCCTCCCTGGTCGCGCCGGAGGACTACGCGCGCGCCGCGGCCAGGCTCCATCGCGAGGTGCCGTTCGATGCGGAGAAGGTAGCCCAGGTGTACGCCGGGTACGAACAACTCAAGACCCGCGGCCAGGACGGGATGTTGCTCGACTTCGACGACCTCCTGCTGCACACCGCTGCCGCGCTCGAGGAACACAGCACCGTGGCCGAGGAGTTCCGGGACCGCTACCGATGCTTCGTCGTCGACGAGTACCAGGACGTCACCCCGCTGCAACAGCGGGTGCTCGACGCGTGGCTCGGCGACCGGGACGATCTGACCGTGGTCGGCGACGCGAACCAGACGATCTACTCGTTCACCGGTGCCACCCCCGCCTTCCTGCTGGACTTCTCGCGCCGGTTCCCCGACGCGACGGTGGTGCGTCTCGAGCGCGACTACCGGTCCACGCCCGAGGTGGTGTCGCTGGCGAACCGTGTCATCGGTGCGGCTCGCGGCCGCATCGCCGGCACTCGCCTGCAGTTGATCGGTCAGCGCGAAGCCGGGCCGGAACCGGAGTTCGCGGAGTACGACGACGAGCCCGCGGAGGCCGCGGCCGTGGCGAAGTCCGTGCGCAGGTTGATCGCCTCGGGAGTGCCGGCGTCCGAGATCGCGATCCTCTACCGGATCAATGCCCAGTCGGAGGTGCACGAGGAGGCACTGACACGGCTCGAGATCCCCTATCAGGTACGCGGTGGCGAGGGGTTCTTCACCCGCACCGAGGTGCGCCAGGCCGTGAACGCGCTGCGGCAGGCGGGCGCCAGGGGCGATCTGCCCGATGCCGCCGGTGCCGATCTTGTGACGTTGGTGCGCGCGGTGCTTGCTCCGCTCGGTCTCACCGACTCCGAGCCCGCCGGCGCCCAGGCGCGGGAACGGTGGGCGTCGCTGACCGCCTTGATCGCTCTCACCGAGGAGTTGCTGGTCTCCACCCCGGAGCTGACGCTGGACGGGCTGCTGCGAGAGCTGTCGACGCGCGCCGAGTCCCGCCATCCACCGGTGGTGCAGGGTGTCACTCTGGCATCGCTGCACGCCGCGAAGGGCCTCGAATGGGACGCGGTGTTCCTCGTCGGGCTCACCGACGGCACCCTCCCGATCCAGCACGTCCTCGGCGATTCGAGCTCGTCTCCGGACGAGGCCGGTATCGAGGAGGAGCGCCGGCTGCTCTACGTCGGCGTCACCCGCGCCCGCGAGCACCTGCATCTGTCCTGGGCGCTCGCCCGCAACGAGGGTGGCCGCAAGTCCCGTCGGCGCTCCCGATTCCTGCACGGACTCATCCCCGACGAGTCGCCCGCCTCGCGGATCGCCACGCCCCCGGCGAGCACCCGCAAGCGCCCCCGGTGCCGGGTGTGCGGGAAGTCACTGATCGGCACCGCGGCGACGATGCTCGGCCGGTGCGAGGGCTGCCCGTCCAACCTGGACGAGGACCTGCTGATCGCGCTCAAGGAGTGGCGTCGGGAGAAGGCTCGTGAGTTGAAGGTGCCCGCCTACGTGGTGTTCAGCGACAACACGTTGACGGCTATCGCCGAGCAGTGCCCTGGAGACGACCGGGCTCTCGTGGCGATCCCGGGGATCGGGGCGAAGAAGCTCGAGACGTACGGAGGCGATGTCCTGTCCCTCGTGCGCAGTCGTATCGCCGCAGGTAGAAAATAG
- a CDS encoding WhiB family transcriptional regulator — translation MSATTCRGVSETVTTATTFIEVVASRRELPCRGGDPDLWFADSPAQLEEAKTLCGSCPIRQRCLAAALDRGEPWGVWGGEIFDQGAVIARKRPRGRPRKNPAPLCA, via the coding sequence GTGTCCGCGACGACATGCCGAGGGGTATCCGAAACAGTAACCACTGCAACCACGTTCATCGAGGTGGTTGCCTCTCGCCGGGAGCTGCCCTGCCGCGGAGGCGATCCCGATCTCTGGTTCGCCGATTCTCCCGCGCAGCTCGAGGAAGCCAAGACGCTGTGCGGATCGTGTCCCATCCGTCAGCGATGTCTCGCGGCAGCCCTCGATCGAGGTGAACCGTGGGGAGTGTGGGGCGGAGAGATCTTCGACCAGGGCGCGGTGATCGCCCGCAAGCGTCCTCGGGGACGTCCGCGGAAGAACCCTGCCCCGCTGTGCGCCTGA
- a CDS encoding ABC1 kinase family protein produces MSDIPRKSSARTAKLASIPLGMAGRAALGFGRRLAGGDKEEIEAQMSARAAEQLFSVLGELKGGAMKLGQALSVMEAAIPEEFAEPYRESLNKLQSAAPPMPTRAVHKVLDRQLGTKWRERFTSFDDEPTASASIGQVHRGVWADGREVAVKVQYPGADEALRADLKTLARFAGMFATVMPGVDVKPVIDEFNARTEEELDYRIEAANQRKFAEIFDGDDRFVVPKVVASAPKVVVTEWMSATPLSRIITSGSAEERNRCGALLAEFHVASPAQVGMLHCDPHPGNFMLHPDGRLGIIDFGAAAPFPEGLPEILGTMLRLAVDEDFDQLTKLLHDNGFVLPGRTVSDAEIADYLRPFTDPIRADSFHFTRDWMQQAAGVATDFSGTHFRTGRSLNLPAEYLMIFRVLLGSVGICAQLDANAPYMAILTRWLPGFTTPAELPDTEEV; encoded by the coding sequence GTGTCCGACATCCCGCGCAAGAGTTCCGCCCGCACCGCCAAACTCGCGAGCATTCCCCTGGGAATGGCCGGTCGCGCCGCTCTCGGTTTCGGTCGCAGGCTCGCCGGCGGCGACAAGGAGGAGATCGAGGCCCAGATGAGTGCTCGGGCCGCCGAGCAACTCTTCTCCGTTCTCGGCGAGCTCAAGGGTGGCGCCATGAAGCTGGGGCAGGCCCTGAGCGTCATGGAAGCCGCGATCCCGGAGGAGTTCGCCGAGCCGTACCGTGAGTCGCTCAACAAGCTGCAGTCGGCGGCACCGCCGATGCCGACTCGTGCGGTCCACAAGGTGCTCGACCGGCAACTCGGAACCAAGTGGCGGGAGCGGTTCACCTCGTTCGACGACGAGCCGACCGCGTCCGCCAGCATCGGGCAGGTCCATCGCGGCGTGTGGGCCGACGGGCGGGAAGTCGCGGTCAAGGTGCAGTACCCCGGTGCCGACGAGGCACTCCGTGCCGACCTCAAGACCCTCGCCCGGTTCGCGGGCATGTTCGCCACGGTGATGCCGGGTGTCGACGTCAAACCGGTCATCGACGAGTTCAACGCCCGCACCGAGGAGGAACTGGACTACCGCATCGAGGCGGCCAACCAGCGGAAGTTCGCCGAGATCTTCGACGGAGACGACCGATTCGTGGTGCCGAAGGTCGTCGCCAGCGCGCCCAAGGTCGTCGTCACCGAATGGATGTCGGCCACCCCGCTGTCCCGGATCATCACGTCCGGCAGCGCCGAGGAACGCAATCGATGCGGTGCCCTCCTCGCCGAGTTCCACGTGGCTTCGCCCGCCCAGGTCGGGATGCTGCACTGCGACCCGCACCCCGGCAACTTCATGCTCCACCCGGACGGACGACTGGGCATCATCGATTTCGGTGCCGCGGCTCCGTTTCCCGAAGGGCTGCCCGAGATCCTGGGGACGATGCTCCGGCTCGCCGTCGACGAGGATTTCGATCAACTCACGAAACTGTTGCACGACAACGGATTCGTACTTCCGGGCCGTACAGTGTCCGATGCCGAGATCGCCGACTACCTGCGGCCGTTCACCGATCCGATCCGGGCCGACTCGTTCCACTTCACCCGCGACTGGATGCAGCAGGCGGCGGGAGTGGCCACCGACTTCTCCGGTACCCATTTCCGGACCGGCCGCTCCCTGAACCTTCCCGCGGAGTACCTGATGATCTTCCGGGTGCTGCTCGGATCGGTCGGCATCTGCGCCCAGCTGGATGCCAACGCCCCGTACATGGCAATTCTCACCCGGTGGCTGCCCGGATTCACCACGCCCGCCGAACTGCCCGACACCGAAGAGGTCTAG